The proteins below are encoded in one region of Streptomyces roseirectus:
- a CDS encoding NAD(P)/FAD-dependent oxidoreductase, translating into MADKGRIRHAVVLGGGLAGLLAATALTRHAQRVTVVERDRMPEGPQPRKGTPQARHAHMLMSSGAEAIDRLVPGFTGRLLGAGGHKVTVRTGVLSCTANGWLPREGELQYIITAGRPLLDWTLRELVLADERITLLEGVDVTGLTGDAQRVTGVTLRSERGDAPSELEADFVVDATGRGSSAPGWLARLGVPQVREEKVDTGLAYATREFKAPAALADLVVNVTADPGDARPGQAGALLPIEDGRWIVTLSGLKGSRPPTEEGEFMAFARGLRHPLLADLISAAEPIGGIHQSRSTVNRRRHYEELPVWPSGFLVVGDAAGAFNPVYGHGMSVAAKTALALRAALDRHGPHPRRPQALQEAVAAAGQDAWSLAVSQDQRYLPSDEGRPGLAARLLRRYMARFSRASASRPSVAAVAADLFTLSAPLSRVTAPKTVLATLLGPTRPPLTEPPLTESERKALAEVTGVSY; encoded by the coding sequence ATGGCGGACAAAGGCCGGATACGCCATGCCGTGGTCCTGGGCGGCGGCCTCGCCGGGCTGCTGGCGGCGACGGCGCTGACGCGGCACGCGCAGCGGGTCACCGTCGTCGAACGGGACCGGATGCCCGAGGGCCCGCAGCCGCGCAAGGGCACCCCGCAGGCCCGGCACGCGCACATGCTGATGTCCAGCGGGGCGGAGGCCATCGACCGGCTGGTCCCCGGCTTCACCGGGCGGCTGCTCGGGGCCGGCGGCCACAAAGTCACCGTACGCACCGGGGTGTTGTCGTGCACCGCGAACGGATGGCTGCCCCGCGAGGGGGAGTTGCAGTACATCATCACCGCGGGTCGGCCCCTGCTGGACTGGACGCTCCGCGAACTCGTGCTCGCCGACGAGCGGATCACCCTGCTCGAAGGCGTCGACGTGACCGGACTGACCGGCGACGCGCAGCGGGTCACCGGAGTCACCCTGCGCTCCGAGAGGGGCGACGCACCGAGCGAGCTCGAGGCCGACTTCGTCGTCGACGCCACCGGACGCGGCTCCAGCGCCCCGGGCTGGCTCGCCCGGCTCGGCGTCCCCCAGGTCCGCGAGGAGAAGGTGGACACCGGACTTGCCTACGCGACCAGGGAGTTCAAGGCCCCCGCCGCCCTCGCGGACCTCGTCGTCAACGTCACCGCAGACCCCGGCGACGCCCGCCCGGGACAGGCCGGCGCGCTGCTGCCGATCGAGGACGGCCGGTGGATCGTCACCCTGTCCGGGCTGAAGGGCTCCCGACCGCCCACGGAGGAAGGGGAGTTCATGGCGTTCGCGCGGGGCCTCAGGCATCCCCTGCTCGCCGATCTGATCTCGGCGGCCGAGCCGATCGGCGGCATCCACCAGTCGCGCTCGACCGTCAACCGCCGCCGCCACTACGAGGAACTGCCCGTCTGGCCCAGCGGGTTCCTGGTCGTCGGCGACGCGGCCGGCGCCTTCAACCCCGTGTACGGGCACGGCATGAGCGTCGCCGCCAAGACGGCCCTCGCCCTGCGCGCCGCCCTCGACCGGCACGGACCGCACCCGCGGCGCCCGCAGGCCCTCCAGGAGGCGGTCGCCGCCGCGGGGCAGGACGCGTGGTCGCTCGCCGTCAGCCAGGACCAGCGCTACCTCCCGTCCGACGAGGGCCGACCCGGGCTCGCCGCACGCCTGCTGCGCCGTTACATGGCCCGCTTCAGCCGCGCCTCCGCGAGCCGTCCCTCGGTCGCCGCCGTCGCCGCCGACCTCTTCACCCTCTCCGCCCCCCTGTCGCGGGTGACCGCGCCGAAGACCGTGCTCGCCACCCTCCTCGGCCCCACCCGACCGCCGCTGACCGAGCCCCCGCTGACCGAGAGCGAACGCAAGGCGCTCGCCGAAGTCACCGGCGTTTCCTACTGA
- a CDS encoding cytochrome P450 family protein — protein sequence MTVVEPLYSPGYFHDPYPRLTQVREAGPVHHVKRPDGLEVWLITRYAEARAALADHRLSMDGHRIQQALGAFAYGYLDPENDAPHTLLSSDPPDHTRLRRFVNRAFTSRRISGLRPRVQAIVDALLDKLEGQETADLIETFATPVPMEVICELLGVPVADAEDFKDWTAALFLPPSGKEQDPATEAMRNLRAYLTRLIADKRAARDAGTEDDDLTTALIGVRDGDDDQLSEHELVSMIVQLLIAGHETTVNGIGNGVFNLLSHPDQLAALRRDPTLITTAVDELLRYDGPLETAILRIATEDIPIGDQVVPAGAFVKIVLASANRDPAHFTDPDRLLLDRKENRHIQFGHSVHNCLGAHLARTEMEIAIGSLLTRFPGLRLAVPADEVPWREIMIMRSLARLPVALGDPAV from the coding sequence ATGACCGTCGTAGAGCCCCTTTACAGCCCCGGCTACTTCCACGATCCCTATCCCCGCCTCACCCAGGTCCGCGAGGCGGGCCCCGTCCACCACGTCAAACGCCCGGACGGCCTGGAGGTCTGGCTGATCACCCGGTACGCCGAGGCCCGCGCCGCCCTCGCCGACCACCGGCTCTCCATGGACGGCCACCGCATCCAACAGGCTCTCGGCGCCTTCGCGTACGGCTATCTCGACCCCGAGAACGACGCCCCGCACACCCTCCTGTCCAGCGACCCGCCGGACCACACGAGGCTGCGCCGGTTCGTCAACCGGGCCTTCACCTCACGCCGGATCTCCGGCCTGCGCCCCCGCGTCCAGGCCATCGTCGACGCCCTCCTCGACAAACTGGAGGGCCAGGAGACCGCCGACCTCATCGAGACCTTCGCCACGCCCGTCCCCATGGAGGTCATCTGCGAACTCCTCGGCGTCCCCGTCGCCGACGCGGAGGACTTCAAGGACTGGACGGCCGCCCTGTTCCTGCCGCCGTCCGGCAAGGAACAGGACCCCGCGACGGAAGCCATGCGCAACCTGCGCGCCTACCTGACCCGCCTCATCGCGGACAAGCGCGCCGCCCGCGACGCGGGCACCGAGGACGACGACCTGACGACCGCCCTCATCGGTGTCCGCGACGGCGACGACGACCAGCTCTCCGAGCACGAACTCGTCAGCATGATCGTGCAGTTGCTCATCGCCGGCCACGAGACGACCGTCAACGGCATCGGCAACGGCGTCTTCAACCTCCTCAGCCACCCCGACCAACTCGCCGCGCTGCGCCGCGATCCCACGCTCATCACAACGGCCGTCGACGAACTCCTGCGCTACGACGGCCCGTTGGAGACCGCCATCCTGCGCATCGCCACCGAGGACATCCCCATCGGCGACCAGGTCGTCCCGGCCGGCGCCTTCGTGAAGATCGTCCTCGCCTCCGCCAACCGCGACCCCGCGCACTTCACCGACCCCGACCGGCTGCTCCTGGACCGCAAGGAGAACCGGCACATCCAGTTCGGGCACAGCGTCCACAACTGCCTCGGCGCCCACCTCGCCCGCACCGAGATGGAGATCGCCATCGGCTCCCTGCTCACCCGCTTCCCCGGCCTGCGCCTGGCGGTCCCGGCCGACGAGGTGCCGTGGCGGGAGATCATGATCATGCGGAGCCTGGCCCGGCTCCCGGTCGCCCTGGGCGACCCGGCTGTGTAA
- a CDS encoding AfsR/SARP family transcriptional regulator, protein MEQDLTVTLLGRLSVTRHPGQRASAPTAPKERKILALLLLAQGRTVPISTLAEELWAAAPPRRVAASLQTYVLNIRGRLSRELALPGSWVRDRLVVTSNEGYRFRTDDCHLDLAEYTRLADLGEAAAERGDTEDAVRLLRAAENLWCGPVLPDLEHGLPLRAESVRLEQRQLAVQESRIEGELRLGRHRQLVSELSMLTLRHPYHERFHEYLMLALCACGRTVQALEVYQRLRQSLVGGIGIEPSARIRRLHEDVLCARVPESAAPGDS, encoded by the coding sequence ATGGAACAGGACTTGACGGTCACCCTCCTCGGCAGGCTCTCCGTCACCCGGCACCCGGGACAGCGCGCCAGCGCCCCCACCGCGCCCAAGGAACGCAAGATCCTGGCGCTGCTGCTGCTCGCCCAGGGCCGCACCGTGCCCATCTCCACCCTCGCCGAGGAACTCTGGGCCGCCGCCCCGCCCCGCCGGGTCGCCGCCTCGCTCCAGACCTACGTCCTCAACATCCGCGGCCGTCTCTCCCGCGAACTCGCCCTGCCCGGTTCCTGGGTGCGTGACCGGCTCGTCGTCACCAGCAACGAGGGCTACCGCTTCCGCACCGACGACTGCCACCTCGACCTCGCCGAGTACACCCGCCTCGCGGACCTCGGCGAGGCCGCCGCCGAACGCGGTGACACCGAGGACGCCGTACGGCTGCTGCGGGCCGCCGAGAACCTGTGGTGCGGACCCGTCCTGCCCGACCTCGAACACGGGCTGCCGCTGCGGGCGGAGAGCGTCCGGCTCGAACAACGCCAGCTCGCCGTACAGGAGTCACGCATCGAGGGCGAGCTACGGCTCGGCCGACACCGGCAGTTGGTGAGCGAACTGTCCATGCTGACCCTGCGCCACCCCTACCACGAGCGCTTCCACGAGTACCTGATGCTCGCCCTGTGCGCCTGCGGCCGTACGGTCCAGGCGCTGGAGGTGTACCAGCGGCTGCGCCAGTCACTGGTGGGGGGCATCGGCATCGAACCGTCCGCCCGCATCCGGCGGCTGCACGAGGACGTCCTGTGCGCCCGCGTACCCGAGTCGGCGGCTCCCGGCGATTCCTGA
- a CDS encoding AfsR/SARP family transcriptional regulator translates to MRIPDIEVSAPDFSFTLLGPLEVVGADGETCLLPGRQRAALSVLLIRAGRVASIGQLVDAIWEEVPPQTARAQVQFCVHALRRVLDDLAVPARIVTQPPGYRLEVPDDRLDSRVFERHVDTARALAAAGRAEDAATAFRRGLDLWRGPALDGAGRAVRDQVVWLDELRAQAREQCVELELGLGRHRELVGPLRTFLAADPLAEGLRGQLMLALYRSGMKGEALNVYRAGRTLSAEQLGLDPGERLRGLQAAILADDPGLLWTPGERAAGAGERGMGPGERAAGPGDRAMGPEGRLMEPGERVAGPGGRVAGPEGWLMGPGERAAGLEGRLMGPGERAAGLDGRLMEPGESGEPAGRFAGRPGPSRATAAPAYTDDSTYTDDPTLPWRPRRPAPLTPGRSAHHRPPRQLPAAIPDFTGHTALVAELVRELGSAREPAAGPRIVNITGGAGVGKSALAVHVAHRVAAAFPDGQLYVDLTDVRPPGAALAQTLVGFGYDAGSLAGDAANAALYRSLLAGRRFLVLLEGARDEQDVALLLPGSADGVVLVTSRRRLTGLPGARFAHVDPLTGTEAAELLERLTGGGGREPDAVAALVDLTGGLPLALRIVGARLRARPHWTLRTMVRHLEEEAHRLDLLTHGELSVRDSLLSVYTDLGPDEARLLRRLGALSGRRLPRWTAAAVLGEGRRCADELLERLADAGLLDTSTASPADAGHFHRTELVRLFSAERLRADEPGAEPGVLRQILEGWLCLAEHARRAVRAPHAPAPSPATASWRVHADAVADALTDPTAWLLREREGMSAALARGRELGLEELCGALTRTVSSLWTDLREGAESERARRSGPRAVSPAVGWTA, encoded by the coding sequence ATGCGAATTCCGGATATCGAAGTGAGTGCGCCGGATTTCTCCTTCACATTGCTGGGCCCTCTCGAAGTCGTCGGAGCCGACGGCGAGACCTGTCTGCTGCCCGGCCGGCAGCGGGCCGCCCTGTCCGTCCTGCTGATCCGGGCCGGCCGGGTCGCGAGCATCGGCCAGCTCGTCGACGCCATCTGGGAAGAGGTCCCGCCGCAGACCGCCAGGGCCCAGGTCCAGTTCTGCGTGCACGCCCTACGCCGGGTCCTCGACGACCTCGCCGTACCCGCCCGCATCGTCACCCAGCCCCCCGGCTACCGCCTGGAGGTCCCCGACGACCGCCTCGACAGCCGCGTCTTCGAACGCCACGTCGACACCGCCCGCGCCCTGGCCGCCGCCGGCCGCGCCGAGGACGCCGCCACCGCCTTCCGCCGGGGCCTCGACCTCTGGCGCGGCCCCGCCCTGGACGGCGCCGGACGCGCGGTGCGCGACCAGGTCGTCTGGCTCGACGAACTGCGCGCCCAGGCGCGGGAGCAGTGCGTGGAACTGGAGCTGGGGCTCGGGAGACACCGTGAACTGGTCGGTCCGCTGCGCACGTTCCTCGCCGCCGACCCGCTCGCCGAGGGGCTGCGGGGACAGTTGATGCTCGCGCTGTACCGGTCGGGGATGAAGGGCGAGGCACTGAACGTGTACCGGGCCGGACGGACGCTGAGCGCGGAGCAGCTGGGGCTGGACCCGGGGGAGCGGCTGCGGGGTCTGCAGGCGGCGATCCTGGCGGACGATCCGGGGCTGCTGTGGACGCCGGGGGAGCGGGCTGCGGGGGCTGGGGAGAGGGGCATGGGGCCGGGAGAGCGGGCCGCGGGGCCGGGGGATCGGGCGATGGGACCTGAGGGACGGCTCATGGAGCCCGGGGAGCGGGTGGCGGGGCCTGGGGGGCGGGTTGCGGGGCCTGAGGGATGGCTTATGGGGCCGGGGGAGCGGGCTGCGGGGCTTGAGGGGCGGCTTATGGGGCCGGGGGAGCGGGCTGCGGGGCTTGACGGGCGGCTCATGGAGCCCGGGGAGTCCGGGGAGCCGGCGGGGAGGTTCGCCGGGCGCCCGGGACCGTCCCGTGCCACGGCGGCGCCCGCGTACACCGACGACTCCACGTACACCGACGACCCCACGCTCCCCTGGAGACCTCGGCGCCCCGCGCCGCTCACCCCCGGTCGGTCCGCCCACCACCGCCCGCCCCGCCAACTCCCGGCCGCGATACCGGACTTCACCGGTCACACGGCCCTCGTCGCCGAACTCGTCCGCGAACTCGGCAGCGCGCGCGAACCGGCGGCGGGTCCCCGGATCGTGAACATCACCGGCGGCGCGGGCGTCGGCAAGAGCGCGCTCGCCGTGCACGTCGCGCACCGCGTCGCCGCCGCCTTCCCGGACGGCCAGCTGTACGTCGACCTCACCGACGTCCGCCCCCCGGGCGCCGCCCTCGCCCAGACCCTCGTCGGCTTCGGCTACGACGCCGGCTCGCTCGCCGGTGACGCCGCGAACGCCGCGCTGTACCGGAGCCTGCTGGCCGGCCGGCGGTTCCTGGTCCTGCTGGAGGGCGCCCGGGACGAACAGGACGTGGCGTTGCTGCTGCCGGGCTCCGCGGACGGCGTCGTCCTCGTCACCAGCCGGCGCCGGCTCACGGGGCTGCCGGGGGCGCGGTTCGCGCACGTCGACCCGTTGACCGGGACCGAGGCGGCGGAGCTGCTGGAGCGGCTGACCGGCGGGGGCGGGCGGGAGCCGGACGCGGTCGCCGCCCTCGTCGACCTCACCGGCGGGCTGCCGCTGGCCCTGCGGATCGTCGGCGCGCGGCTGAGGGCCCGGCCGCACTGGACCCTGCGCACGATGGTGCGCCACCTCGAAGAGGAGGCACACCGCCTCGACCTCCTCACCCACGGTGAACTCTCCGTCCGCGACAGCCTGTTGTCCGTCTACACCGACCTCGGCCCCGACGAGGCACGCCTGTTGCGCCGGCTGGGAGCCCTGAGCGGTCGCCGGCTGCCCCGCTGGACGGCGGCGGCGGTCCTCGGCGAGGGCCGCCGGTGCGCCGACGAACTCCTCGAACGCCTTGCGGACGCGGGCTTGCTGGACACCTCGACGGCGTCCCCGGCCGACGCCGGCCACTTCCACCGCACCGAACTGGTCCGCCTCTTCTCCGCGGAACGCCTGCGGGCGGACGAACCCGGCGCCGAGCCGGGCGTCCTCCGCCAGATCCTCGAAGGCTGGCTCTGCCTGGCGGAACACGCCCGCCGCGCGGTCCGCGCCCCCCACGCCCCGGCACCGTCCCCGGCCACCGCCTCCTGGCGGGTCCACGCCGACGCCGTCGCCGACGCCCTCACCGACCCCACGGCCTGGCTCCTGCGCGAACGCGAGGGCATGTCAGCGGCGTTGGCCCGGGGGCGCGAGCTGGGGCTGGAGGAGCTGTGCGGCGCGCTGACGCGCACGGTGAGTTCCTTGTGGACGGACCTGCGCGAGGGCGCGGAGTCGGAGAGGGCCCGGCGGAGCGGGCCGCGCGCGGTGTCACCTGCGGTGGGCTGGACAGCCTGA
- a CDS encoding oxygenase MpaB family protein, which yields MPRSAGEVIRYLARMRPQLHVTPAVLDALGFLRGLGRTGRKRVVVRVLMNDVVGLLPSWARTELGIHRPALVRADWDRPAATVVGWALEWARGPSEIHAAARARLVEAEPGPRDGF from the coding sequence GTGCCGCGCAGCGCGGGCGAGGTCATCCGCTATCTGGCCCGGATGCGCCCCCAACTCCACGTCACCCCGGCCGTCTTGGACGCCCTGGGGTTCCTGCGCGGCTTGGGCCGCACCGGACGGAAACGGGTGGTCGTGCGCGTGCTGATGAACGACGTGGTGGGGCTGCTCCCGAGCTGGGCGCGCACAGAACTCGGCATTCACCGACCGGCCCTGGTGCGCGCCGACTGGGACCGGCCGGCGGCCACCGTGGTCGGCTGGGCGCTGGAGTGGGCCCGCGGCCCCTCCGAGATCCATGCCGCAGCGCGGGCCCGACTGGTCGAGGCGGAGCCGGGACCACGCGACGGGTTCTGA
- a CDS encoding TetR/AcrR family transcriptional regulator C-terminal domain-containing protein, which translates to MVEIATQAAAAQPRTPLSRKRVLDTAVALADEGGVEALSMRKIAQPLGVVPMALYKHVANKNELLDGMIDVLVGEIDPPATDTDWKTAIRRRILSARRMLLRHPWASAVIEARMKARATPTPAMLEYLDSMIGIFRAGGFSVDLVHHAMHVMGSRLLGFSQELFEDSAGGEPDPDALPPEEMAARYPHIAELAMAVAHDPESVVGSGCDDQFEFEFALDLTLDGLERLRTAS; encoded by the coding sequence ATGGTGGAGATAGCCACGCAGGCCGCCGCCGCGCAGCCCCGCACCCCCTTGAGCAGGAAGCGGGTCCTGGACACCGCCGTCGCCCTGGCCGACGAAGGCGGGGTCGAAGCGCTCAGCATGCGGAAGATCGCGCAGCCACTCGGGGTCGTGCCCATGGCGCTGTACAAGCACGTGGCCAACAAGAACGAGTTGCTGGACGGCATGATCGACGTCCTCGTCGGCGAGATCGACCCGCCGGCCACCGACACCGACTGGAAGACCGCCATCCGCAGGCGGATCCTGTCGGCCCGCCGCATGCTGCTGCGCCACCCGTGGGCGTCCGCGGTCATCGAGGCGCGGATGAAGGCACGGGCCACCCCGACGCCCGCGATGCTGGAGTACCTGGACTCGATGATCGGGATCTTCCGGGCCGGGGGTTTCTCCGTCGACCTGGTCCATCACGCGATGCACGTCATGGGCAGCCGCCTGCTGGGCTTCTCCCAGGAACTGTTCGAGGACTCCGCCGGCGGTGAACCGGACCCGGACGCCTTGCCGCCCGAGGAGATGGCCGCGCGCTACCCCCACATCGCCGAACTGGCCATGGCCGTCGCCCACGACCCGGAGTCGGTCGTCGGCTCGGGCTGCGACGACCAGTTCGAGTTCGAGTTCGCTCTGGACCTGACGCTGGACGGCCTGGAACGGCTCAGGACGGCGAGCTGA
- a CDS encoding NAD(P)-dependent alcohol dehydrogenase, which produces MKAIVQERFGPPDILRLAETDVPEVGAGEVLVRVRAAAINPYDWHLMRGDPFMARLTPDVGLTRPKSRVAGVDAAGRVEVVGAAVRGLCPGDEVLGFCPGSFAEYARTTPDLLVPKPEGLTFEQAAAIPMGAVTALRGIRTVAQVQAGQRVLVNGAGGGVGTFAVQIAAALGAEVTGACSARNAELVRSLGAAHAVDYTREDFTDGRTRYDVILDNVGNRPLSRLRKALPPSGVLVANGGGSPGHVVGAMGSMLKVIAVNAIVRQRLRVILPAAPAGPTHEDLLAVTALIEAGKLTPVIDRTYTLAEAAEGVRHVERGHARGKVVVTVP; this is translated from the coding sequence ATGAAGGCGATCGTTCAGGAGCGGTTCGGCCCGCCGGACATCCTGCGGCTGGCGGAGACCGACGTACCCGAGGTCGGGGCCGGCGAGGTGCTGGTGCGGGTGCGCGCCGCCGCGATCAACCCGTACGACTGGCACCTGATGCGAGGCGACCCGTTCATGGCGCGGCTGACACCGGACGTGGGACTGACCCGGCCGAAGAGCCGGGTGGCCGGGGTCGACGCGGCCGGACGTGTTGAGGTCGTCGGCGCCGCTGTGCGCGGGCTGTGTCCCGGCGACGAGGTCCTGGGATTCTGCCCGGGCTCCTTCGCCGAGTACGCGCGCACCACCCCGGACCTGCTGGTGCCCAAGCCCGAGGGCCTGACCTTCGAGCAGGCCGCCGCGATCCCGATGGGGGCGGTGACCGCGCTGCGCGGCATCCGGACCGTGGCCCAGGTGCAGGCCGGACAGCGGGTGCTGGTCAACGGGGCGGGCGGCGGCGTGGGCACCTTCGCCGTGCAGATCGCCGCGGCCCTGGGCGCGGAGGTGACGGGGGCGTGCAGTGCGCGCAACGCCGAACTCGTGCGCTCACTGGGCGCCGCGCACGCCGTCGACTACACCCGGGAGGACTTCACCGACGGGCGCACGCGCTATGACGTGATCCTGGACAACGTGGGCAACCGTCCGCTGAGCCGGCTGCGCAAGGCACTCCCCCCGAGCGGGGTCCTGGTGGCCAACGGGGGCGGCTCGCCCGGCCACGTGGTCGGGGCGATGGGCTCGATGCTGAAGGTGATCGCGGTCAACGCGATCGTCCGGCAACGGCTCCGCGTGATCCTTCCGGCGGCCCCTGCCGGACCGACCCACGAGGACCTCCTCGCCGTCACCGCACTCATCGAGGCCGGCAAGCTCACCCCGGTGATAGACCGGACGTACACCCTGGCCGAAGCGGCCGAGGGCGTGCGCCACGTGGAACGGGGCCACGCACGCGGCAAGGTCGTGGTCACTGTGCCGTGA
- a CDS encoding ArsR/SmtB family transcription factor: MVPLYEAKAEFFRMLGHPVRIRVLELLQEGPRPVRELLAEIEVEPSNLSQQLAVLRRSGIVTATRTGSTVVYELAGGDVAELLGAARRILATLLVGRQGLLEELRSAEPAR, encoded by the coding sequence GTGGTTCCGCTGTATGAGGCGAAGGCGGAGTTCTTCCGGATGCTCGGGCACCCCGTGCGGATCCGGGTCCTGGAGCTGTTGCAGGAGGGGCCGAGGCCGGTGCGGGAGCTGCTGGCCGAGATCGAGGTGGAGCCGTCGAACCTGTCCCAGCAACTGGCGGTGCTGCGCCGCTCGGGCATCGTGACCGCCACTCGGACCGGCTCGACGGTGGTGTACGAACTCGCCGGGGGAGACGTCGCCGAACTGCTGGGCGCGGCCCGGCGCATCCTCGCCACGCTGCTGGTCGGCCGTCAGGGGCTGCTGGAGGAACTGCGGAGCGCGGAGCCCGCGCGGTGA
- a CDS encoding ATP-binding protein codes for MVRRHLASIEVGPEAVRRARETVAAYLPSAGVAPGSAFADAVLLATSELAANAVRHAPRSPVMDVGIAVAAGQLIVSVEDAEPVLPDLSAEGMGAGLRMVTELAGDYRGGVGTERAVDHDGKAVYVRFGIPS; via the coding sequence GTGGTACGGCGTCACCTCGCTTCGATCGAGGTCGGCCCGGAGGCGGTACGGCGGGCGAGGGAAACGGTGGCCGCGTACCTGCCCTCCGCCGGTGTCGCACCGGGTTCCGCGTTCGCGGACGCGGTGCTGCTGGCGACGAGCGAACTGGCCGCCAACGCCGTTCGGCACGCACCCCGCTCCCCGGTGATGGACGTGGGGATCGCGGTCGCGGCCGGACAGCTGATCGTCAGCGTCGAGGACGCCGAACCGGTACTGCCGGATCTCAGCGCCGAGGGCATGGGCGCGGGCCTGCGGATGGTGACCGAACTCGCCGGCGACTACCGCGGAGGCGTCGGCACCGAGCGGGCCGTCGACCATGACGGCAAGGCCGTGTACGTGCGGTTCGGCATCCCGTCGTAG
- a CDS encoding DUF6126 family protein, protein MWKTRRPKAQDRDSKVQRGVALRAFIYIFGTHIIAGWVMLLFYLGGHAK, encoded by the coding sequence ATGTGGAAAACGCGCAGACCAAAGGCCCAGGACCGGGATTCGAAGGTCCAGCGAGGCGTCGCGCTGCGCGCCTTCATCTACATCTTCGGCACCCACATCATCGCCGGATGGGTGATGCTGCTCTTCTACCTGGGCGGACACGCCAAATAA
- a CDS encoding helix-turn-helix domain-containing protein, which produces MRSAAHERGTVAGWGVVKPPGPSRVAGVSMAGFRSGGAGPVDVRVVPHPAVTLALEFGNGPLVVDVATGRQQRGNLVAGFLHSAVRVRGENIECLQVRLSPVAARAVLGASPSELDRTLVALDDLWGRDAARIGQRLGDATSWQDRFALTEALLARRAETGPAVDPEVVFVWDRMLVSRGRVRVEDLAAEVGWSRKRLWSRFRSQIGLPPKRAARLVRFDHAAHRLAAGEGAAGVAADSGYADQSHLHRDVLAFTAMTPATVAGQPWLSVDGIAWAEHGVGETG; this is translated from the coding sequence ATGCGATCCGCTGCGCACGAGCGTGGGACGGTGGCCGGGTGGGGTGTCGTGAAGCCGCCGGGGCCCAGCCGGGTAGCCGGTGTCAGCATGGCCGGGTTCCGCAGTGGCGGCGCGGGCCCGGTCGACGTGCGGGTGGTCCCGCACCCGGCGGTCACGCTGGCTCTGGAGTTCGGCAACGGCCCGCTCGTCGTGGATGTCGCCACCGGTCGGCAGCAGCGGGGGAACCTTGTCGCCGGGTTCTTGCACAGCGCTGTCCGCGTGCGAGGCGAGAACATCGAGTGCCTGCAGGTGCGCCTGTCCCCGGTGGCCGCACGCGCCGTGCTGGGCGCCTCCCCGTCGGAGCTGGACCGTACCCTGGTCGCCCTCGACGACCTGTGGGGCCGGGACGCGGCACGGATCGGACAGCGACTCGGGGACGCCACGTCGTGGCAGGACCGTTTCGCGTTGACGGAGGCGTTGCTCGCCCGCCGGGCGGAGACGGGACCGGCGGTGGATCCCGAGGTGGTCTTCGTCTGGGACCGGATGCTCGTCAGCCGCGGCCGGGTCCGGGTCGAGGACCTGGCGGCCGAGGTCGGGTGGAGCCGCAAGCGCCTGTGGTCCCGCTTCCGGTCGCAGATCGGGCTTCCTCCCAAGCGCGCCGCGAGGCTGGTCCGCTTCGATCATGCCGCGCATCGTCTGGCGGCCGGCGAAGGTGCGGCCGGGGTCGCGGCCGACAGCGGCTACGCCGACCAGTCCCACCTGCATCGGGACGTCCTGGCGTTCACCGCGATGACCCCGGCGACCGTGGCCGGCCAGCCGTGGCTGTCGGTGGACGGCATCGCGTGGGCGGAGCACGGCGTCGGTGAGACGGGCTGA
- a CDS encoding nuclear transport factor 2 family protein, which translates to MSHTIIQNAFQALAGNDPDQISAVFTEDAEWLSPPGNATAVALGVTHHMVGRRAIARFFAEDFPRLFAHDVAVSFHGSHTDGERVTVEATMTATLADGHHYTNDYCFVFELRGELIHRVREYVDTARGHRMIFGEAPQQPSPTWP; encoded by the coding sequence ATGAGCCACACCATCATCCAGAACGCCTTCCAGGCGCTCGCCGGCAACGACCCCGACCAGATCTCCGCAGTCTTCACCGAGGACGCCGAATGGCTGTCGCCCCCGGGGAACGCCACCGCCGTCGCGCTCGGGGTGACCCACCACATGGTGGGCAGGAGGGCGATCGCGCGCTTCTTCGCCGAGGACTTCCCCCGCCTGTTCGCGCACGATGTCGCCGTCTCCTTCCACGGGTCCCACACCGACGGCGAGCGGGTGACCGTGGAGGCGACCATGACGGCGACGCTCGCCGACGGCCATCACTACACCAACGACTACTGCTTCGTCTTCGAGCTCCGGGGCGAGCTGATCCACCGGGTCCGCGAATACGTGGACACGGCCCGCGGGCACCGCATGATCTTCGGCGAAGCCCCCCAGCAACCATCCCCGACCTGGCCGTGA